TATCTGTCTCCGGCCATATTGGCGAAGCAGGAATTAGCACCTTTTACAAGCAATTACGCCGGTACAGGTTGCTAAGACATCATAGGGCCTTTCCCTCTGTCTTTCTGGATAAGTATGTTTAAAGAACGATTACATCACAAAAGTAGATATAAATTCTATAATTCCTATAGACTATGTAATTATTTTTTAATAAGAGACGTAATTTATTGAAAATGAGGAATAAAAATTTGATTAAGCCCCCGTCCTTGGGACGAATTGGGTGCATAGCGATCACCTTATGTTAGTCCGGAACTTCAAATCCGGACTAACATTTAAGGCAATTACTTAAGACTTTTATCTTAAGACTTTAGATTTATTTACCGTTCAGTTGTTTTATTAACTCCACCTCTTCGGTTTTGTAGGGCGTACCATCCTTCCTGAAAATATCATGGAACCATTCTTTGGGTTCGCTGCCATCGGGCATGGGTGCATCCCAGGCGTAAATGGTATTGGTTTTGCCCATTACAAATCCCCAGTTAAGGGCGCCTACGTTTTCCTTCTTCAGCATGGGCATTACATTACTAAAGCGGCTGCCGCGCACACGGGCCATGTATTCGGTACATATCAACGGTTTGCCATGCGATTTAAGCAGCTGTATGGTCTTCAGGTGCGAATTTTCGTCGGTATAGTCATGGTAGGTGATCACATCAGAGTTTAGGGCCTGGTAGGCATTCAACTGCTCAAAACTCCAATCCCACAAACCTGCCGATACAGGCTGCGTAGGGTTAACATCGCGCGCCCAGCTAAATATCTTGCTCAGCAGGTCTAAAGATGCATCGCGCTTGTTAGAATTGCCCGGCTCGTTGTACAGATCCCACAGTAAAATGCGCTTATCGTTTTTAAAGGTGCCCATTACATCCTTTACATAAGCCTCCAGCATAGCCACTTCGCCGGGGTTGGTTAGCCGGTTGCCCGGGTCTTGCAGCCAGCCCGAGTTGTGTATGCCTGGTTTAGGCGACGGTTGCAATCCTATTTTGGCGCCGGCGTTCCAGCAGTCGTCAAAAAACACAAACATGGTTTGTATATGGTGCTTATCGGCAATAGTTAAGTAATCGTCTATGCGTTTCTTAAATCCGGCCTTATCCTGCTGCCAGGCCAGGCTGTATAAAAACACGCGCATGGTATTAAAACCTATACCCTCGGCGTAGCCCAGTTCCCGGTCTATCGTAGCCGGGTCGAAGGTGTCGGCCTGCCACATCTCTAACTGGTTAATGGCCGTGCTGGGGATAAAGTCGGCACCGGTCATCCACTTGTGTTGGGCGTACCAGGCGTTGGCCTTATCTGCCGGCCATACCTGCCCCTTGGTTTGGGCCGTTGCTATTTGGATGTATAACGACGATGTAACAACAACCGCGGCAAGCAGCTTGTAAAAATAGTTTCTCATAAGTTTATAATTGTTGAAAGTAAATATATATTAGTTAGGCCAACAACCACAAAAAAATGCAAAATTCCACACCGGGCGGTGCAAAAAAATGGAATGGATTACACAGCAACGTGCAAAATAAAGAAGGGGCAAACCCGCCGGCTGCCCCTTTAATAAACATTATAAACTAAACTGATATTATTGCGTTTTTACAAACTTTTGGCCACCGCGCATATCTACATACATAGCAGTTACCTTGCCATTGGTCTCTAAAAACTCGATGCCTATTTGCGGGCCCTTTACAAAGAATTTGTTAGGTGCCGATGCGCCTAATTCAACCGTATCGCCGCCGGGTGCCAGTACCATCAGCTTACCATCGGTAACGGATACCACCATTTTTTGCCCGTCCATATCGTAAGTACCTATGTACCTGTTTAATACATCAGCCGGTAATAAAACCTCTTTTTTAGCTGTCTCTATCTCAAAAGGCTCGTTAAAGGCAACCTGGGTAAGGGCGCGACTCAGATGGTTATCGGCAGGCGGCAGCAGGTTAGCCAAAAATATAATGGTTACATCTTCGTTCCTGAATTTCATAAACTCGGCCATAAAACCCTCAATTGAGCCTGTATGCCCTGTTTTTACATGATTACCTTCAGTACGGATGGTCCAGCCCAGGCCGTAGCCGGGCTGCACCGGCGTAAAGGCTAAATCAAAACTGCTTGCCTTTAGCACCTTATGCTCATCAATAGCCTGCGACCATTTAAGCAGATCGCCCAGGGTGGTGTACAGCGCCCCGGCGCCTGATGCCGCATCAATGTTGCCGGTTTCCATACGGGCCAGCTCATTGGTTTTTTCGTCAACCATATAGCCCAAGGCAACATCCGGGGCAGTACGGCCCTTATAATCAATACCGCTATTAACCATACCGGCTTTGTCAAATACGTGCTTTTTAACCAGCTGAGGGTATGGCACGCCGGTAACTTTTTGGGCTATATAGGCCAGCATTATGTAGTTAAAGTTATTATACTCAAACTGTTCGCCGGGTGTAAAGCCAAGGGGTTCACTTTTAAAGGTATTAACCATATCAACCGGTGTTGATGCACCCGGAGATGTGTTGCCTCTTATGCCCGAGGTATGGCTCAGCAGGTTTTTAATGGTTACTTTATCGCCATACTTAAAATTGGCTGCATACTTACTAACTGGGTCATTTAAAGCTATTTTACCTTGCTCTACCAGTTGCATAATAAGCGTCGAGGTAAACATTTTGGTAAGCGACCCGGCTCTAAATTGTGTTTGCAAGGTATTTAGTTTATTATGCTCTTTATCGGCATAGCCATATGCTTTTTGAAAAACTATTTTCCCTTTTTGGGCTATAAGTACATTGCCGCTAAATTGTTTGTTGTTTACATAAGTGCTTAGCAGGCTATAGGCATTCTTTGCTATGCCCTGCGCATTTGTTAATAATGGTACTACCAGTAATAACAGTAGTGTTAACTTTTTCATTTTGTTGTGATAATTTTATGATTCATTGCAGTTTTGGATAATACGGTTAAGCGTTTTTTGCAGATTATCAATATCACTTTTACCTATACCGCTTAAGGCTTGTTTGCGGTTACTTACAATAACCGTTTGCATAGCTTTAAGTACATTATGCGCCTTATCGGCAAGGGTTAAGGTAAACCTGCGCCTATCGTGCATATGCATGGCCCTTTGTAAATATCCCTTTTTAACCAGCAGCTCGATAATGCGGGTTAATGATGCGTAATCTTTAAAGGTAATTTCGGCTATTTGCTGTTGCGGCAAGTCGGGGTTCTTGTTAATTGATTTAAGAATAAGCCATTGATCAATAGTAACATCAAACCCATGCGCGCTGAGCTGCTGATGTGCGTATTGCCTGTAAGTACGTATGGCCTTATCCAGGCTGTAAAAAACTATCTCGTTCAAATTTTCCAAAGCTTTTTTTATTTATTGATACAAATATGATTGATATATCAATATAATTATAACTTTTCACCGATAATTTTATGCTGTTTACCGAAAAAATTAAATGATCAAACAGGATCGACTAACACGGTTTATTATATACCTAATAATATAGATAACCCTTTGCGTAAATAAACGTATACAAGCCCTATCTAATAAAAACCACACAATTTGAGCACGCATCTGGCTTATTATTAAGCATTAAAGTATTAAAAGTAGTTGTTTAAGAGTTTATATTTGTCGCAAAAATTAAATATTATAAAACTATATATCGCATAACAAGTTATTTTTTTCACAACATGTAATCTTTGGCATGTATTTTATACATGGCATGTAGTATTCAAATAAAAATTAGTGAACAGGCGTTAAAAAATGAGTTTTCAAGAGGGGCAAAAATATACCGGAGGAACAATGGCTCATTCAGCGCATGTATTAAACACTATAGATGTGGGCATATGGGAGTATAATATCACTACTAAAAAAGTGATATGGTCTGCCGGTTTTTATAAAAATTTGGGTTATGCCCCCTGCGAAATTGATTGCTCGCAACGCTATTTTTTTGACGAACTGCTTTATTACAAAGACAGGGATACCTTTATTAACACAATCCGGCATGCCAGCGAAGAGCCCGCCACAACGCAGATAAGGTTACTCACCAAAAAATGCGGTTACCACTGGTTTGAGAGTAAAGCCTATAAAACAGAAACCGAAGCCGGTACGGTGTTATATGGCATCATCAGCAATATAAACGAGTACAAATTATTGGAGTATCAGGCGGCAGAAAACAGTTTTTTATGCGCAGAAACTAACCGTATCGCTAAGATGGGTGGTTGGGAAATACAAACCGAATCCATGAGTTTAAGGTTATCTAAAGAGATATATGATATTTATGAACTGGATGCACAGGTACCGTTATCTGTAGAAGAGGCGATCAGCTTTTTTGAACCTGCGTACCGGCCTTTAATAATAGATGCTATTGACAATGCTGTTAAATATTGTAAACCTTATGATATGGAATTGCTGTTCCGGTCGGCAAAAAACAATTTAAAATGGGTAAAGGCAAAAGGTGTGCCTGTACTTGATAAATATGGCAAATGTGTAGTGCTAAGAGGCATATTTCAGGATATTGACAGCATTAAACGGCGGGGCATAAATCTACAATCATCTATAAACTTGCTCGACGATCAAAATAAACGACTGCAAAATTTCGCTTACATCGTATCTCATAACCTGCGCTCGCATGCGGGCAACTTAAAGTTTATGGTTAACCTGTACGAAGAAACAGATCATAAAAGCGACAGGGATGAAATATTTTCGCATATAAAAACCATCAGCAACAGCTTTAATGCTACAATGGGCCACCTTGATGAGATAGTTAAGATACAATCAGAAATTGGACGCGAGCGCAAACCCGTTAACTTCGAAAAAACCTTTAATAACGTACTATCGGCCTTAACAACAAATATTGCCGCTGCTAATGCCACTATCAATGCAGATTTTAGCAGTTGCAAACAAATAAACTATATCCCTGCTTATCTTGAAAGCATATTTCAAAACCTGCTTACTAACGCTTTAAAGTATAAACACCCGGATAGGGCCCCGGTAATTAACTGTTATACAAAGCAATCGGGTAACCATATATATTTGATATTTGAAGATAACGGCGTAGGTATTGATATGCAGCGCTATGGCAACGATGTTTTTGGCATGTATAAAACATTTCATCAAAATCCCGACTCTCAGGGCATTGGTTTATTTATTACCCGTAACCAGGTTGAAGCACTGGGCGGATCTATTAAGGTGGAGAGTACTGTAAATGTTGGCACAAAATTTACAGTAAGGTTAGTGTAAAAAACACACCAATTGACCAAAATAGTACACCAACCCATTTCGGCATTCATTATCGATGACGACAAAATATTTGTTTACGGCTTTAACAAATTATTACAATTAAGGCATTTAGATGCTCAAATACAGGCTTTTAATAATGGTAAAGAAGCTATTGATTTTTTAACGAACCCAATTAATAGCCAATTTTTACCCGATATTATCTTTTTAGATATTAACATGCCTGTAATGAATGGCTGGGAATTTTTAAAAGAGTTTGAGGAAATCCAATCTCAACTGGGTAAAAAAATCTCGATATACGCCATCACTTCATCAGTTGATGTTAATGATATTGAGCGTGCAAAAAATAATACTTTAATAAAAGACTATATCTTAAAACCCATTAACGATACCCACCTAAAACAGATATTTAATTTACATGGGGATGAGTATGTATCTAAAGCACAATTAAGTTAGAGCCTGCGCTAAGCTATATAACTCTCTAATATTTTAAACCCGCTTGCGGTGCTTAATGTTACTTTATCAATAGTTTTAGGCAACAATATGCACTCGCCCATTTTTACGGGGTATGCCACATTATTATGTTGCAGCGTATATTCGCCTTCAATACAAACATGTATAACAAACGAATCGAGATTTGAGTAGTCCTTTTCTAAACCGTGCGATGCATCTAAAACGTTGGTAGTAAAGTACGGGCACTCCACCAGCTTTACAGTCTCATCTTTTGCGGGCTGGTATTTGGTTTTGTATTCAGGGTAATGTTTATAATCTATAGCATCAAGTGCTTCCTGGGTATGCAATTCGCGTTTTTGGCCCTTATCGTCTACACGGTCAAAATCATAAATGCGGTAGGTAATGTCTGATGTTTGCTGTATTTCGGCAATCAGCAAACCTTTACCAATGGTATGCACCCTGCCTGCAGGTAAAAAGAATACATCGCCCGCCTTTACATCCTCGCGGTTCAATATATCCATAATGTGGCCGCTGTTTAAAGCATCCACGTATTCCTCTTCGGTCATTTCGCGGTTAAAGCCGGCTATCAGTGTCGACCCGGGGTCAGCCTCAATCACATACCACATTTCGGTTTTACCAAACGAGTTATGGCGTTTTTTTGCCAGGGCATCATCCGGGTGTACCTGCACACTCAGGTCGTCGTTAGCATCTATAAACTTTACCAATAAAGGGAATATGTTACCAAAATGGGCGTATACCTTTTCGCCTACCAAATCGGCCTTGTATTGTTCAAGCAAACTATCTAATGATTGCCCCTGCAATTCGCCGCTATCAACCACCGATACATCAGACTTTACCCCGGATATTTCCCAGGTTTCGCCGCAGTTTGGCAGGTCGCCAATGTTTTTATGTAAATAGGTTTCTATTTTGTGGCCACCCCAAATTTTGTCTTTATAGATGGTTTTGAATTTTAGCGGGTATAATGCTGACATGGTAGTATGTTTTACGAGGCTAAGTTAGGGATTTTGCATTAGCCTGAAACAAGGTTTTTGTAAAAAGCAATACAACAACAGCCATTACGCTTGTGTGCAGGTAAATAAAATCGACCACGCCTAAAATACCGGGCCGGGCCATAAATCCTGTTTTGATGAGTTTACCCAGCAGCATAAATTCATAGGGCATCATTATTAATAACGGCAGTACACAAAAGCCGGCCAGCAGCCAAAGCTTGTGCTTATTATTTAGCCTTTTATAAACCATAAACAATGATGGAGAAGCCAATGCAAAAACCAGCGCAAAGCCTGTTAACCTTATAAGCCAAACAGGCTGCCCGGATAAAAGCACTTTTAATACCGTTGTTTCATCGCCCCCACCCATACCCGCTGTAAATATGCGGGCAAAAGCCAAATTTCCTAATATTAAAACAAACGCGGCCGGCCAAAGCTGTTTGTTGTTTGATAGCAGCATAAAAAAGCCTGTCCACATCATTACATAACTAAACACAGGGCCAAATATAGTGGGTACATAGGCATATGAGCTAATTGTACAATTCTCGCTCAATGTCCACAGGTTAAAATCTACCTGCCTGCCCGGGTCACCGCACACCACGCGGGCAGCGGAAAGGTGAGTCAACTCGTGCAATTGCCCAAATACAAAAACGAAGGCCATAAAGGCCAGGCAATACCGCCAGCTAAGTTTAATTTTCATGGGCGGTATGACGTGATTGTAACAAAATTGGTTACAAAAAAAGAGTAGTACAAATTTTCGCTTTTTTGAGATAGATGTTATACTTTTAAGAACCTAAACTTAATTGAACATTGGAAGATAATGCCCCACTTGAAACAGAAGGACCAATAGAAGAAAACAATTGCGTTATCTGTAATATCCCTTCAGTCATTGAAGGGCACCCTACCCGTTTATGTGCTGACTGCCGCCGCAAATTAATTAATTATCCAATTCCGCTATGGGTAAAGCTCTTTGGTGCAGCAACGCTTGTTTTAATGATTATTTCCCTTATATCTCTACCTGGTAATTTTGGTGCGGCATTAGCAATATCAAGAGCAATAAAAGCAGAGAATCATCTTAATTACGTAACAGAACAACGTGAGCTGGAAAGTGCACGAAAAGTTGCACCAAATTCAGTTGATGTGTTAGGACACCTTATGATAGCCAGTTTTAATAATATGGATATCGAAACCGTCTTTTCTGCATCAAATGACCTATCAAAAAAGCCTATAGAAGATACAGCCCTTTACAATCAGTTAAGTTATATCATAGACGAGTCTAAATTATATATACCGTCTGATAGTTTATATAATATAACACAGCGTTACGGCAACAAGACCATTCCGGATACGGTTTATATTAAATATCTGAAAAAAAAACCAAGTGACATTTATAGTTTATACGTATTAGCAAATTCATACTACGACAAAAAGCAATATTTAACTGCTGACACACTTGCTTCTAAAATCTTGTCGATTGACAATGAATATATGCCTGCAATAAACTTAAAGTCGGCAGTAAAACGGGAAATCATGCAAACCGATTCTTCTATATTTTATTGCGACAAAATACTGGCTATTAACCATGAGTCGGTTTATGGCACCTCATCAAAGGCGCGGACATTCTTAAAAGCGGGTAAGTTTAAACAAGGATTAATACTTGCCCAACAATGCGAAAACTTAGCCAATAACGATCCGTATAATATTGCAACACTTGCACTTGCATATCACTACAATAAAGAATATCAAAAACGTGACAAACTCCTGCAAACAGCAATAAAAGATACTACTTTACAGGTTTATATGAAATACGCCAAGGACCAAATTGCAAGTCACCCATAATTTCAATAGATAAATATGTTTATTCCAGGTTTTTTAATCACACTTGCCACTTTTCCTGGCATTATTGTACACGAACTTGCTCATCAGTTATTTTGCCGATGGTTTAAAGTCCCAGTGTATCGTGTAGTATATTTTAAGACCGGAAACCCGGCAGGTTATGTTCAACATGAAATAGTTCAAAATAAATGGAAATCGATGATGATAAGCATTGGCCCGTTTATTATAAATTCGGTATTGGGTACAATTATTGCCTTTCCAGCTGCATTACCAGTTTTTAAATTTGATAATGGCAGTTTCTTAGACTACATACTTATTTATTTAGGGGTTTCTATAGCAATGCATGCTTTTCCTAGTACCGGCGACGCTAATAATATTTGGCAGGATGTGAAAAATAAAGAAACTCCTTTTTGGGTGAAAATTGTTGGATACCCTATTGTGGGACTAATATATATAGGTTCTTTGGGCAGTTTCTTCTGGCTTGATTTAGCTTATGGTATAGCTTTAGCGGTGGGATTTCCAAACCTGCTTATTGCATTTTTAACATAAAGCCCGCTGGTTTTACCAAGCGGGCCTTATACAAATTAAAGGATGATGGGTTATCTATAAATCTACTTACCTAATTTTGCTTTCAGGTTTTCGTTTATAGCTTCCAAAAATTCTTCGGTATACAGATAATCGGTACCGTGGGCTACTTTTGGTTTTATGGTGATAGCCAGGTCCTTGGTCATTTTCCCGCTTTCAACGGTCTCTATACAAACCTGCTCTAAGGTTTTGCAGAAGTTAATGAGTTCCTGATTGTTATCTAACAAGCCACGGAATTCTAACCCACGTGTCCATGCAAATATAGACGCGATTGGGTTGGTAGATGTAGGGCGACCGGCCTGGTGCTCGCGGTAGTGGCGTGTAACCGTACCATGCGCTGCCTCAGCTTCCATAACTGTACCATCAGGCGTAACCAAAGTAGAGGTCATCAACCCTAACGAGCCAAAGCCCTGTGCTACAGTATCGCTCTGAACGTCGCCATCGTAGTTTTTACAAGCCCAAACAAAGTTACCGTTCCATTTCAGCGCCGATGCAACCATGTCGTCAATCAGGCGGTGCTCATATGTAATACCGGCTTCGGTAAACTTGGCTTTATAGTCTGCCTGGTATATTTCTTCAAAGATGTCCTTAAAGCGACCATCGTACTTTTTAAGAATGGTATTCTTGGTTGACAGGTATAAAGGCCAGCCTTTCATTAACGCCTGGTTAAAACAAGCATGTGCAAACCCGCGGATAGACTCGTCGGTATTGTACATAGTTAAAGCTACGCCATCGCCTTTAAAGTTATATACTTCGTATGACTGCTCGGGGCCGCCATCCTCCGGGGTAAACTTAACGGTTAGCTTACCTTTCCCTTTAGTTAAAAAATCAGTAGCACGGTACTGATCGCCAAAGGCATGGCGACCGATGCATATCGGGGCCGTCCAGTTTGGTACCAAACGGGGCACGTTTGCCATTACAATAGGCTCGCGAAATACCGTACCATCCAATATATTACGAATGGTGCCGTTAGGCGAGCGCCACATTTGCTTTAAACCAAACTCTTCAACACGCTGCTCATCAGGTGTAATAGTGGCGCATTTTATACCTACGCCATATTTTAAAATAGCATTTGCGGCATCAACGGTAACCTGGTCGTCTGTTTCGTCACGATACTCTATACCCAGGTCATAATATTTTATATCCAGTTCCAGATATGGGGTTATTAATTTATCTTTTATAAACTTCCAGATGATGCGGGTCATTTCATCACCGTCAAGTTCAACTACCGGGTTTTCTACTTTAATTTTTGACATACCTGATTTTTACTTGTTTAATTTTCTGTTTTAGTGGTTTCAAACTTATAAAATTTTATGTTTAAAAGTTCGGCTCAATATAACATTATTAAAAAATAACACCTCCGGTTTAAATTCAATTAACAATTAATTTTACTGTATGGTTGCTTTTTAAAACTTTGATGCTATTTTTATAAAAATTTAACCATCTGCTGCTAACCTGAAGCACCGTATTAACCATTATGATAAAATTGCTGTTTAAAACAACATTTTTCACCCTGCTGTTAACCTCATTTGCATTAATATCAAAGGCACAAATTGGTTACGATTACGCCCAATATGATATTGGCTTTGGAGCAAATGCCAACAAGGTATATGGTGATGCCGAAACTGTTAAAACTACCCCATCGGTATATGTTAACTTTAATT
This portion of the Inquilinus sp. KBS0705 genome encodes:
- a CDS encoding serine hydrolase produces the protein MKKLTLLLLLVVPLLTNAQGIAKNAYSLLSTYVNNKQFSGNVLIAQKGKIVFQKAYGYADKEHNKLNTLQTQFRAGSLTKMFTSTLIMQLVEQGKIALNDPVSKYAANFKYGDKVTIKNLLSHTSGIRGNTSPGASTPVDMVNTFKSEPLGFTPGEQFEYNNFNYIMLAYIAQKVTGVPYPQLVKKHVFDKAGMVNSGIDYKGRTAPDVALGYMVDEKTNELARMETGNIDAASGAGALYTTLGDLLKWSQAIDEHKVLKASSFDLAFTPVQPGYGLGWTIRTEGNHVKTGHTGSIEGFMAEFMKFRNEDVTIIFLANLLPPADNHLSRALTQVAFNEPFEIETAKKEVLLPADVLNRYIGTYDMDGQKMVVSVTDGKLMVLAPGGDTVELGASAPNKFFVKGPQIGIEFLETNGKVTAMYVDMRGGQKFVKTQ
- a CDS encoding response regulator; the protein is MVHQPISAFIIDDDKIFVYGFNKLLQLRHLDAQIQAFNNGKEAIDFLTNPINSQFLPDIIFLDINMPVMNGWEFLKEFEEIQSQLGKKISIYAITSSVDVNDIERAKNNTLIKDYILKPINDTHLKQIFNLHGDEYVSKAQLS
- a CDS encoding NADP-dependent isocitrate dehydrogenase; translated protein: MSKIKVENPVVELDGDEMTRIIWKFIKDKLITPYLELDIKYYDLGIEYRDETDDQVTVDAANAILKYGVGIKCATITPDEQRVEEFGLKQMWRSPNGTIRNILDGTVFREPIVMANVPRLVPNWTAPICIGRHAFGDQYRATDFLTKGKGKLTVKFTPEDGGPEQSYEVYNFKGDGVALTMYNTDESIRGFAHACFNQALMKGWPLYLSTKNTILKKYDGRFKDIFEEIYQADYKAKFTEAGITYEHRLIDDMVASALKWNGNFVWACKNYDGDVQSDTVAQGFGSLGLMTSTLVTPDGTVMEAEAAHGTVTRHYREHQAGRPTSTNPIASIFAWTRGLEFRGLLDNNQELINFCKTLEQVCIETVESGKMTKDLAITIKPKVAHGTDYLYTEEFLEAINENLKAKLGK
- a CDS encoding cellulase family glycosylhydrolase produces the protein MRNYFYKLLAAVVVTSSLYIQIATAQTKGQVWPADKANAWYAQHKWMTGADFIPSTAINQLEMWQADTFDPATIDRELGYAEGIGFNTMRVFLYSLAWQQDKAGFKKRIDDYLTIADKHHIQTMFVFFDDCWNAGAKIGLQPSPKPGIHNSGWLQDPGNRLTNPGEVAMLEAYVKDVMGTFKNDKRILLWDLYNEPGNSNKRDASLDLLSKIFSWARDVNPTQPVSAGLWDWSFEQLNAYQALNSDVITYHDYTDENSHLKTIQLLKSHGKPLICTEYMARVRGSRFSNVMPMLKKENVGALNWGFVMGKTNTIYAWDAPMPDGSEPKEWFHDIFRKDGTPYKTEEVELIKQLNGK
- a CDS encoding DUF3267 domain-containing protein produces the protein MFIPGFLITLATFPGIIVHELAHQLFCRWFKVPVYRVVYFKTGNPAGYVQHEIVQNKWKSMMISIGPFIINSVLGTIIAFPAALPVFKFDNGSFLDYILIYLGVSIAMHAFPSTGDANNIWQDVKNKETPFWVKIVGYPIVGLIYIGSLGSFFWLDLAYGIALAVGFPNLLIAFLT
- a CDS encoding mannose-6-phosphate isomerase; amino-acid sequence: MSALYPLKFKTIYKDKIWGGHKIETYLHKNIGDLPNCGETWEISGVKSDVSVVDSGELQGQSLDSLLEQYKADLVGEKVYAHFGNIFPLLVKFIDANDDLSVQVHPDDALAKKRHNSFGKTEMWYVIEADPGSTLIAGFNREMTEEEYVDALNSGHIMDILNREDVKAGDVFFLPAGRVHTIGKGLLIAEIQQTSDITYRIYDFDRVDDKGQKRELHTQEALDAIDYKHYPEYKTKYQPAKDETVKLVECPYFTTNVLDASHGLEKDYSNLDSFVIHVCIEGEYTLQHNNVAYPVKMGECILLPKTIDKVTLSTASGFKILESYIA
- a CDS encoding winged helix-turn-helix transcriptional regulator; this translates as MENLNEIVFYSLDKAIRTYRQYAHQQLSAHGFDVTIDQWLILKSINKNPDLPQQQIAEITFKDYASLTRIIELLVKKGYLQRAMHMHDRRRFTLTLADKAHNVLKAMQTVIVSNRKQALSGIGKSDIDNLQKTLNRIIQNCNES